The genomic DNA ATGAGTGCAAAATATGGTATAAATTTAGTCATTTATTTTTCTTACCTCTTTTTCAAATATTTATAAATTGCCAATTTATCTATTTAATTTTTTAATGTATTTTTAGATTTGAAAACAAAAAATTATACAATTTTACTTATGATTTCCTAAAAATATATTAAATAAGGCATTTTAATAGTTAGAATTCTTTTAAACTAAAGAAAATTTTGGTTTGCTACATTTAGCGATGGTGAAAGCTTTTTATTTCTATGTGTAAATTTTATAAATTTTTTGAAGTTCTTTTTTATTTTTTGTGCTTGCTTATGTCTTTGCTAATGAAAATATATGCGTAGCAGAGTGATGTTTAAAGAATTTCAAAGTAAACAAAAGCTATAATTAACACCTTTTAATAAAATTTGATAAAGGTAAAAAGTGTTTGAACTTATCGGCGAATCATTAAAATCAGCAGTAAATAAGCTTAAATTTGTAGATGATGAAAAAGCATTAAAAAATGCACTAGATACATTAAAAAAAGCACTTTTGAAAGCTGATGTACATCATAAAGTCACAAAAGAGCTAGTGGGCTTAGTCGAGACTGATATGAAAACAGGAGCCATAGGTCAAAAACAATTTTTAGATAGCATAAAAAACAACCTTACAAATATACTTCTTACACCAAATGACGGCGGAAAATCACAAGGATTTGTCTTTGCAAGTAATCCACCAACTGTCGTTTTGATGGCTGGACTTCAAGGTGGCGGTAAGACCACAACTACAGTAAAACTAGCAAATTATCTCAAAATCCGCAAGAAAAAAGTGCTTATAGCAGCTTGTGACTTGCAGCGTTTAGCAGCAGTTGAGCAATTACGCCAACTTTGCAGTGCAAATGAGATAGATCTGTTTTTTATAGATGGTGAAAACGATCCTATAAAAGTAGCAAAAGAGGCCCTAAAAAAGGCAAAAAGTGAGCTTTATGATGTTCTTTTAGTCGATACTGCTGGACGTCTTGCTATAGATGAAGCTTTGATGAGTCAAATTAAAGATATAAAATCAGCCTTAAACCCAGATGAAGTATTTTACGTAGCTGATGCAATGAGTGGTCAAGATGGAGTTAAAACAGCAGCTAGCTTCAACGAAGCTCTGAATATAACTGGCGTGATATTAAGTAAATTTGACGCAGACACTAAAGGTGGTGTAGCTCTTGGCATAGCAAAACAAGTCGGCGTTCCGCTTAGATTTATCGGTGTTGGTGAGAAGCCAGCGGATTTAGAGAGCTTTATCCCTGATAGGATTGTCGGACGTATTATGGGTGAGGGCGACCTTGCTACTTTAGCTGAAAAAACATCTACTATTATAGATGAAAAAGAGGCAAAAAGACTAAATAAAAAGATAAAAAAAGGCGAGTTTAATTTCAATGACTTTTTAGGGCAGCTTGAAAGTGTTAAAAAACTTGGTAGTATGAAAAGTCTTATTGGTATGATTCCTGGTCTTGGAAATATGGCAAATCAGATAAAAGATATCGATCTTGATAATAGCAAAGAGATAAAACACATAAAAGCTATGATTGATTCAATGACTTTAAAAGAGAGAGAAAATCCAGATCTACTAAATAACGCTAGAAAACGCAGAATCGCAGCTGGAGCAGGTCTTGGACAGATAGAAGTAAATAAATTTTTAAAGCAGTTTAGCAACGCTGCGAAACTAGCAAAGAAATTTTCAAATAAAGATAGCATGAAAGGCTTTGCATCAATGATGGCAAACGCTAATCGCCCTAGATAATTTAGGGCTTACTTATGGCTAAAATTTAGCTATAATTAAGCCTTAACAAAAAACTAATTAGGAGAAAATAATGGCAACAGTAGTTAGACTAACAAGAATGGGACGTAAAAAAAGTCCATTTTATCGTATAGTTGTTACAGATAGTAGAAAAAGACGTGACAGTGGCTGGATAGAAAGCATTGGTTATTATAACCCAATGGTAGAACCAGAAGTTGTAAAAGTAGATGCTGAGAAACTTGCATATTGGAAAAGCGTAGGCGCTAAACTTAGCGATAGAGTTGCTAGAATCACTAAATAATCAATATGGTAGAAAATTTTTTAAAAGAGTATGCAAAACTCATAGCAGATTGTCCAGATCTTATCCGTGTCGAAAGAGTAAATTTGGGCGAGAATTTTGACGAGATTATTGTATATGCTAGCAAATCAGATACCGGTAGGCTTATCGGAAAAGATGGCAAAATGATCAATGCTATAAAAACTGTAGTTATAGGCTATAAAGCAAAAGATCCAACATCTTATAGAATTACGGTAAAAGCTATTGAAGAGTGATTTAGTCGAGGTTTGTGTACTTGGAAAAACTGTTGGTCTAAAAGGAGCTTTGAGGCTCCACGACCGTAGCGATTTCCCAAATCAGTTTAAAAAAGATGCCAAATTTTATGATAAATTTGGCAATACCTTTACCATAAAAAGCTATGATAAAAATAGCAATTTAGTCATATTTGCTGGATTTGAAGATCTAAATTTAGCAAAACCACTTGTGAATTTAGTCCTTTATCGGACGCTTGAAGATACAAAGAAATTTTGCAAACTACAAAAAGATGAGTTCTTTTACTTTGATATCATTGGTTGTGCGGTCTATGAAGATGATCTAATGCTTGGTGTAGTAGATGATATTTTAGAGAGTGGGGCTGGATTTTTATTTTGCATAAATACATCCGATGAGCTTAAAAACAGTGGCTATAGCGATGTTTTTTATGTGCCATATCTTGATAATTTTACACTTAGCGTTGATGTTAAAACCAAGAAAATTCAGGTTAAAAATTCATTAGATATTCTAAAAAACTCTTAGATTTATGAAATTTAATTTTATAACACTATTTCCAAATTTAATCAAACCATATTTTAGTGATTCTATTTTGGGTAGGGCAGTAGATTCAAAGTTTATAGAGATCGATTTTATAAATCCAAGAGATTTCACAGCCGATAAACACTTAAAAGTCGATGAATATATGATAGGTGGTGGAGCAGGTTTGCTTATGCAAGCTCAGCCTATCATGGACGCCTTAAATTCGCTTGAAAAGACTCGCACAATCTACCTAACTCCAGTTGGTAAAAAATTTACGCAAAATGATGCCAAGAGACTATCTAAGATTGATAATATAACATTTATTTGTGGTAGATATGAGGGCATTGATGAGAGAGTTATCGAAAGTAGTGTAAATGAGGTTTTTTGCATAGGTGATTTTGTGCTGACTGGTGGAGAGCTTGGTGCGCTTTGTATGTGTGATGCGATTTCAAGGAATTTAAAAGGCGTTTTAGGGAACTCATCATCTTTGGATGTTGAGAGTTTTGAAGAAAATTTGCTTGAAGCCCCGAGCTTTACAAAGCCAAATGTTTATAACGGCATGAGTGTTGTTTCAGCTTTTTTAAAGGGTAATCATGCTAAAATCCACGTTTTGAAAAACAATATGGCGTTGTGTAAAACGAGGTTTTTTCGCCCTGATTTATATCAAAAACTAAAGTCGCCAAAAAACATAAGGAAAAAAGATGAGAAACAAATATATAGAGGCATTTGAAAATGCTCAAATTTCAAATAAGTCTGTGCCTGATTTTCGTGCTGGCGATACTTTAAGAATTGCTATCCGCATTAAAGAAGGTGATAAATCTAGAGTGCAAAACTTTGAGGGTGTTTGTATAGCTAGACGTGGAACTGGTGCTGGTGAAACATTTATCATCAGAAAAATCGGTGCAAATAGCGTTGGTGTTGAGAGAATATTCCCTATCTACAGCGAGAGCTTAGAGACTATCGAGGTTCTAAGAAGAGGACGCGTAAGAAGATCTAAACTATTCTATCTAAGAGATAGACGTGGTAAAGCTGCTAGAATTAAAGAGCTTAAAAAATAATTATACATTTTTGATACCGCTTTTGCGGTGTCAAATTCTCTCATTTTTAATCATTCAATAAATTTTTCAATACTTTTTCTTAATCAAAATCAATAAAATAAATTTATCCATCTGTTATAATAAACAAATTTTAAAAGGATAAATATGGAAAAAATAACATTTTCAAATACAACTTTTGATGGCGTAAAGCCAGCCAAGCTCTTAGAAACTAGCTTTAGTAAAGAAATCCGTATATCTATGCAAAAAGGTTCATTTATGGATAAACATAAAGCTCCTGGAGATATAATAGTTCATGTCTTATCTGGAGCCATTATTTTTGATGTAAGTGGTCATGAAACCCAGCTTAATGCGTTTGATATGATAAGCCTTGATGCAAATATAGAGCATTCTTTAAGAGCCTTAGAAGACTCTATTATAAGACTAAGTCTTTCAAAGATAGATAAAACAAGTAGGGTTTTTAGTGTAAATACAGGAGTAAAGGCTGATTAAAATATCAGCCCTTCGCTTTCTTGGGTTGTAACGCTATTTAACTTTTGGGTTGGAAGTGGTGAAATATCTGTATAAATGGCATCGCTTCCTTCGTATAGTTTATGATAAACGCCACTTGGTGCTTCAAATTTTCTTTTGGTATTTGGAAACTCTTTTACATAGCTTGTGATAAACTCTCTAAACACTGGAGCTGCGGTTCTTCCTCCGCCTTCAACCTTTCTCATTGGTAGGTTATTATCATTTCCGTACCAAATAATAGCTTGAACTTCTGGCGTGAAGCCACAAAACCATGCATCTACGTTATTATTTGTCGTTCCAGTCTTTCCTGCTATATCTATGCCGCTTATTTTTGCCCCGCGTCCAGTTCCAGCATCGACGACATTTTTAAGCATATCTATCATCAAATAAGCTTGCTCTGGTTTTAAAACTTCTATTTGCTCTGTTTGAAACTCGCTAACCATTCCAGTTTGGCTGGTTATGGTTTTGATTAGTTTAGATTTGCTTTGTTTGCCATTTCCTGCAAAGATAGAGTAATGCTCGCTGAAATCAAGCAGGCTTATACCAAAGCTACCAAGAGCTATTGAGAGATTTTGTGGGGCGTTTTTGAAGCCCAAATCAATTAGCTTTTGCCAAGCTACGTCTAGCCCTATTGAGTTTAGTAAATTTATGGTAGCAAGGTTTCTCGACTGTCTTAATGCCTCTTTTAAAGTTATGTATCCTTCAAAATTATCACCATAATTTTTTGGTTTCCAGTCTTTGTCTTCTTCGCTTTTATTTACACCCTCAAAAACTCTTGAGATGTCAGCGACCTTACTCATAGGAGAATATCCCATATCTAGGGCTATTTGGTAGATAAATGGCTTGAAACTTGATCCTGGTTGGCGTTCGCTTTGTGTGGCACGGTTGAAGTTGCTTTTTGCAAAATCCACACCTCCAACAAGAGCTAGTATCTCGCCATTTGTTGGATTTGTCACTATCATCGCACCATTTAGTTGAGTTTCATCTGCATTTTTATCTCTTTTTAGTATTTCTGAGTAGCCAAATTTAAGAGCGTTTCTAGCCATTTCTTGGACTTTTAAATCTGCATTTAATGTGATCTTGTATCCGCCAGTTTTGATATCTGGGAAGTATTTTATGGCTTCTTTGATTGTTTCATCTACAAGATATGGGGCTCTATTTTGGGTGAGCGTTTCATCGTAGACTATTGGAGTTTCTTTTATAGCCACGTCGTAGTAGTCTTGCGAGATCCAGCCAAGATTATAAAGCCTTGAAATGACGCTATTTGCTCTTGAGAGTGATAAGTCTATGTGTTTTGTTGGGTCATAGTTGCTAGGGGCTTTTGGAAGTCCTACGAGCATGGCTATCTCTTTTAGGCTTAGTTCGTTTAGTGGCTTTTTAAAGTATCCAAGAGAGGCAGTTTTGATACCATAATATCCATGTCCAAAATATACTTGATTTAAGTATCTTTCGATGATCTCTTCTTTGCTTAATTCTTCTTCTATTTTAAAGGCAAGTATGACCTCTTTTAGTTTTCTAGTAAATTTTTTATCTCTGCTTAGAACCATATTTTTGATAAGCTGTTGTGTTAGGGTGGACGCACCTTCTACCAAAGACATGGCTTTTATATCTTTGATTGCAGCTCTAAAAATAGCTTCTACATTTATGCCGCCATGCTCAAAAAAGCTCGTATCCTCTATGGCTACAAGAGCTTCTATTATCTGCGGTGGGATCTCTTCGTATTTGGCATATTGCCTGTTTTCTTCATCGAAAATATTGGCTACTAGTTCGCCATTTCTATCATAAATTTGGGTTGTGAGTTTTGGTTTGTAATCAACTATAGTCGATACATCTACTCTGATTTGTGAGTAAAAATATACAAGTCCAGCAAGTGCTCCTATGGCAATTATAGTAAAAAAACCAAAAATATGCTTCATAAAAATGCCTTTAAATTCTCAATGTCAAGTCCCATGGCTGTTGATGTGTTGCCATGGCTTTGCAAAATATATTGTTTGTTAAACCCCTCTATCATCATGGCTCCAGCCTTTCCTTGCCAAAGTCCGCTTTGCAAGTAATCCTCAAGCTCTTTTTCATCAAATTTAGCAAATCTATACGTAGCAACGCTAAGCATATCTATCTTAAATTTGGTCGAAATAAATTTCATCGCAGTGTATATGCTAGCCACAGAGCCACTTTGCAAATTTAAAATATTTCTAGCTTCATTTATATCTTTTGCTTTGCCAAGGATTTGACCCCCGGCTATAACGCTACTATCTGCGAATAAAACACGGTCAAATTCGCCTTTAAATTTGGCAAAAAACTGCTTTGATTTTTCATTTACGATATTCATAGCATACGATTTTGGTTCGCATTTTGGTAAATTTTCATCATATTGCATAGAAATTTGCCTGAATTCAACACCAAAATTTGATAAAATTTTGGCTCTTGTAGGAGAGCTAGAAGCTAAAATAATCATCAAAGCCCCCTAAAAGTAATACCAAGATATATGCTTAAAAATGATAACGCTATATTTAACGGAGTAAAATAATATATGATAAGAACTAAGTTTTCATGTGTTTCTAGTAGTTCATCGCTCAAAAATGCCTTTTTTGCAAGATCAAATTTATAAGTCATATAGCCTAAATTTAGGATTATAAATGCCATCAAAGCCCATTTTGTGGCTACTATGGCTTGAACCATTGGATCTGAAATCTTAAATTCATTTGTATTTATAAGGAAAATAGCACTCAAGCAAATCATAAACATGACGCAAATTTGTGCTATAAAAAACTTTTTACACTCTTTTAATATGAGTTCATATCTATGCGTGTTTTGGTCGATATCTTTAAAAAAATATCTAGCAAATATAACTATGCTAAGCTCTATTGCGATAAATAGTGCCGCACTGCTTATATGCACGAACGGCGCTATTTGATCTAGTCTTGCAAATGCTGTGTTTGAGTTCAAATTTTCTCGCTTATGAATTGTTTAGCAGCGTTTAGAGCAACTTCTAGCTTGCTAGCATCTTTGCCCCCAGCAGTAGCGAAGTCATCACGACCACCACCACCTCCGCCCACTATCGGTGCTATGGCTTTTACAAGCTCGCCTGCTTTTATATTTGTATTTTTGCTTCCAGCCCCAAGGCTTACTTTATCATCTTTTGTGCTAGCTAAAAATACAACCACTTTATCAAATTGGTTTTTCAAATCATCGATTTTGCTTTTTATATCACCATCAAATTTAGCCACAACCACCTTGATACCGTTTATCTCTTCTACTTCGACAGCTTTTGTGCTACTGGCATTTTTAAGCTCATTTTGTAAGCTTTTTATCTCATCTTTTAGCTTTTTGATAGCAGTTAGTGGCTCATTTGTTTTGAGATTTTCTTTGACTTCGTTTATCTCTTTTCTAAGCTCATTTGCAAATTTAACAGCGCTCGCTGAGCAAACTGCTTCAATGCGTCGCACTCCAGCACTTACGCCGCTTTCTTTTACGATAAAAAAGCTTCCGATTTCATTTAGGTTTTCTACGTGTGTGCCACCGCAAAGCTCTTTTGAGCAGCCAAGAGTAAGGACGCGAACTTTGTCGGCGTATTTTTCACCAAACAGTGCTATGGCGCCACTTTTTTTAGCTTCTTCGATGTCCATGATTTCAGTTTTTGCTACGGCTCCTTTTTGGATCGCTGCGTTGACAAACTCCTCTATTTTCTTAAGCTCATCAGAGGCTATAGGCTTTGGATGTGAGAAGTCAAATCTAAGTTTATCAGCCTCTACGCTACTTCCAGCTTGAGCTATATGAGTGCCTAGAATGCTTCTTAAAGCAGCGTGGAGCAAGTGAGTAGCTGAGTGGTGGCGACGTATTTCAAGCCTTTGTAAGCTTACTTTGCAGCTTACTTTCTCTCCTACTTTAATAGGATTTTTAGCTATGATTTGGCTTAAATTTAGCCCAAAATATTTTTTAGTGTCTACGACTTCATTACCATTTATTTCACCCATGTCGCCACATTGCCCGCCACTTTGTCCGTAAAATGGTGTGCTATCAAGCATTACAAAACCACTTTTGGCATCTTTTAGACTATCAACTCTTTTAAACTCTGAGTCAAGAAGCGCTAAAACGGTGCTAGTGCTTTCTAAATTATCATAGCCTATAAATTTATTTTCGCCAAATTCTTCAAGGAGTGATTTGAAATCTCCGCTCTCTTTTGCAGCGTCTCCGCTACCTTTCCAGCTGGCTTTTGCTCTTGCTCTTTGCTCGCTCATAAGCTCATCAAATTTAGCCTCATCTACGCTAAGATTTTTCTCTCTTAGCATATCAGCTGTTAGGTCTAGTGGGAAGCCGTAAGTGTCATAAAGCTTGAACGCAACCTCTCCGCTAAATATCTCTTTTGTCTTAGCTAGCTCTTCATTAAATAGCTCAAGTCCAGCAGCAATAGTGGCTAAAAATCTCTCTTCTTCTATTTTTATAAGCTCTTTGACATAATCTTTTTTGTCGTTTAGATATGAGTAGTGTCCGCCCATAAGCTCTACGACTTCATCCACTAATTTATACATAAATGGCTCTTTTATGCCAAGCAAATACCCGTGACGAACAGCACGCCTTAGTATGCGGCGAAGCACGTATCCGCGACCTTCTTTGTCGAAATTCACGCCTTGGGCAAGTAAAAATGTAACAGAACGAATATGATCGCTTATAACTCTATAGCTTGCTCCAGTTTCGTATTTGTAAGGTTTTTTGCATAGATTTGCTACTTCGTCGATGAGTGGCATAAAAATAGAGCTATCGTAGTTGCTAAATTTACCTTCTTTTATAGCTGTAACTCTCTCAAGCCCCATACCTGTGTCGATTGATGGCTTTGGCAAGCGTGTCATAGTGCCATCGCTAGCTCTTTCGTATTGCATAAATACAAGGTTCCAAATTTCCAAAAATCTATCGCCATCGCCACCCATATAATCCTCAGGACCATTGAAATGCTCGCTT from Campylobacter iguaniorum includes the following:
- the trmD gene encoding tRNA (guanosine(37)-N1)-methyltransferase TrmD, whose product is MKFNFITLFPNLIKPYFSDSILGRAVDSKFIEIDFINPRDFTADKHLKVDEYMIGGGAGLLMQAQPIMDALNSLEKTRTIYLTPVGKKFTQNDAKRLSKIDNITFICGRYEGIDERVIESSVNEVFCIGDFVLTGGELGALCMCDAISRNLKGVLGNSSSLDVESFEENLLEAPSFTKPNVYNGMSVVSAFLKGNHAKIHVLKNNMALCKTRFFRPDLYQKLKSPKNIRKKDEKQIYRGI
- a CDS encoding KH domain-containing protein; amino-acid sequence: MVENFLKEYAKLIADCPDLIRVERVNLGENFDEIIVYASKSDTGRLIGKDGKMINAIKTVVIGYKAKDPTSYRITVKAIEE
- the maf gene encoding septum formation inhibitor Maf; translation: MIILASSSPTRAKILSNFGVEFRQISMQYDENLPKCEPKSYAMNIVNEKSKQFFAKFKGEFDRVLFADSSVIAGGQILGKAKDINEARNILNLQSGSVASIYTAMKFISTKFKIDMLSVATYRFAKFDEKELEDYLQSGLWQGKAGAMMIEGFNKQYILQSHGNTSTAMGLDIENLKAFL
- the rpsP gene encoding 30S ribosomal protein S16 produces the protein MATVVRLTRMGRKKSPFYRIVVTDSRKRRDSGWIESIGYYNPMVEPEVVKVDAEKLAYWKSVGAKLSDRVARITK
- a CDS encoding transglycosylase domain-containing protein translates to MKHIFGFFTIIAIGALAGLVYFYSQIRVDVSTIVDYKPKLTTQIYDRNGELVANIFDEENRQYAKYEEIPPQIIEALVAIEDTSFFEHGGINVEAIFRAAIKDIKAMSLVEGASTLTQQLIKNMVLSRDKKFTRKLKEVILAFKIEEELSKEEIIERYLNQVYFGHGYYGIKTASLGYFKKPLNELSLKEIAMLVGLPKAPSNYDPTKHIDLSLSRANSVISRLYNLGWISQDYYDVAIKETPIVYDETLTQNRAPYLVDETIKEAIKYFPDIKTGGYKITLNADLKVQEMARNALKFGYSEILKRDKNADETQLNGAMIVTNPTNGEILALVGGVDFAKSNFNRATQSERQPGSSFKPFIYQIALDMGYSPMSKVADISRVFEGVNKSEEDKDWKPKNYGDNFEGYITLKEALRQSRNLATINLLNSIGLDVAWQKLIDLGFKNAPQNLSIALGSFGISLLDFSEHYSIFAGNGKQSKSKLIKTITSQTGMVSEFQTEQIEVLKPEQAYLMIDMLKNVVDAGTGRGAKISGIDIAGKTGTTNNNVDAWFCGFTPEVQAIIWYGNDNNLPMRKVEGGGRTAAPVFREFITSYVKEFPNTKRKFEAPSGVYHKLYEGSDAIYTDISPLPTQKLNSVTTQESEGLIF
- a CDS encoding cupin domain-containing protein, which encodes MEKITFSNTTFDGVKPAKLLETSFSKEIRISMQKGSFMDKHKAPGDIIVHVLSGAIIFDVSGHETQLNAFDMISLDANIEHSLRALEDSIIRLSLSKIDKTSRVFSVNTGVKAD
- the rplS gene encoding 50S ribosomal protein L19: MRNKYIEAFENAQISNKSVPDFRAGDTLRIAIRIKEGDKSRVQNFEGVCIARRGTGAGETFIIRKIGANSVGVERIFPIYSESLETIEVLRRGRVRRSKLFYLRDRRGKAARIKELKK
- the alaS gene encoding alanine--tRNA ligase, translated to MDIRKEYLDFFKSKGHEIMPSSPLVPDDASLLFTNAGMVPFKSIFTGDVPRPTPPIRTSCQTCIRAGGKHNDLDNVGYTARHHTFFEMLGNFSFGEYFKKEAISYAWEFVTGVLKLPVEKLYVTVHEKDDEAYELWQKHIAKDRIYRFGDHDNFWAMGDTGPCGPCSEIFYDQGSEHFNGPEDYMGGDGDRFLEIWNLVFMQYERASDGTMTRLPKPSIDTGMGLERVTAIKEGKFSNYDSSIFMPLIDEVANLCKKPYKYETGASYRVISDHIRSVTFLLAQGVNFDKEGRGYVLRRILRRAVRHGYLLGIKEPFMYKLVDEVVELMGGHYSYLNDKKDYVKELIKIEEERFLATIAAGLELFNEELAKTKEIFSGEVAFKLYDTYGFPLDLTADMLREKNLSVDEAKFDELMSEQRARAKASWKGSGDAAKESGDFKSLLEEFGENKFIGYDNLESTSTVLALLDSEFKRVDSLKDAKSGFVMLDSTPFYGQSGGQCGDMGEINGNEVVDTKKYFGLNLSQIIAKNPIKVGEKVSCKVSLQRLEIRRHHSATHLLHAALRSILGTHIAQAGSSVEADKLRFDFSHPKPIASDELKKIEEFVNAAIQKGAVAKTEIMDIEEAKKSGAIALFGEKYADKVRVLTLGCSKELCGGTHVENLNEIGSFFIVKESGVSAGVRRIEAVCSASAVKFANELRKEINEVKENLKTNEPLTAIKKLKDEIKSLQNELKNASSTKAVEVEEINGIKVVVAKFDGDIKSKIDDLKNQFDKVVVFLASTKDDKVSLGAGSKNTNIKAGELVKAIAPIVGGGGGGRDDFATAGGKDASKLEVALNAAKQFISEKI
- the ffh gene encoding signal recognition particle protein — protein: MFELIGESLKSAVNKLKFVDDEKALKNALDTLKKALLKADVHHKVTKELVGLVETDMKTGAIGQKQFLDSIKNNLTNILLTPNDGGKSQGFVFASNPPTVVLMAGLQGGGKTTTTVKLANYLKIRKKKVLIAACDLQRLAAVEQLRQLCSANEIDLFFIDGENDPIKVAKEALKKAKSELYDVLLVDTAGRLAIDEALMSQIKDIKSALNPDEVFYVADAMSGQDGVKTAASFNEALNITGVILSKFDADTKGGVALGIAKQVGVPLRFIGVGEKPADLESFIPDRIVGRIMGEGDLATLAEKTSTIIDEKEAKRLNKKIKKGEFNFNDFLGQLESVKKLGSMKSLIGMIPGLGNMANQIKDIDLDNSKEIKHIKAMIDSMTLKERENPDLLNNARKRRIAAGAGLGQIEVNKFLKQFSNAAKLAKKFSNKDSMKGFASMMANANRPR
- the rimM gene encoding ribosome maturation factor RimM (Essential for efficient processing of 16S rRNA); translated protein: MKSDLVEVCVLGKTVGLKGALRLHDRSDFPNQFKKDAKFYDKFGNTFTIKSYDKNSNLVIFAGFEDLNLAKPLVNLVLYRTLEDTKKFCKLQKDEFFYFDIIGCAVYEDDLMLGVVDDILESGAGFLFCINTSDELKNSGYSDVFYVPYLDNFTLSVDVKTKKIQVKNSLDILKNS